A single window of Granulicella mallensis MP5ACTX8 DNA harbors:
- a CDS encoding TonB-dependent receptor translates to MFGKLCGCFIGFCLLLCAGAVAVAQSSATGEVRGTVTDTSNAVIVGATVLLTNIDTGEITQFTTNKDGLYDTVSTPSGHYRIDFSRQGFAPLQRSPITLTVSTITVNAQLHVGSIEEKVVVTGDASLLKTETSDQGTTFDSKTMQQLPQVGQSWDNFTILLPGSAGTATQGGDPAASPGLGVSINGTLPYSSNFLADGASVTLPQSANTDTNTFETISEVNIETSTFSAQYGAGGAVFNQITKSGTNTFHGSAYEYLQNNELNARSYFDDPNTAIPPYHVHVFGGSISGPILKNKMFFYFNTEKTISNTSADEFVTVPTLAERGGDFSDVLGGPALDGNGNQQINPCDGTVILTNQIFDQSTLTTVNGQPCRRAFAGNKIATVDPVANGLQAYYPAPNRPGLTNNYFQVTPVQNPYLTFYGRLDYDITSKNRITFAATSRDNKALYRNELPCPINCQFDDVADHVLLLSDTWTINPTFVNEFRFGFNRQGNWFAPSTLNQGIPQKVGLQYAKADILPDISINGGVGSCCDGLYNSGNYIGVGNSFDPSDVVTLVRGKHVIHFGGEVLRYQNNSVPYGNVQAGEFNFSGVYTQATPSTVGSGFGYADFLLGEVQSWSANNQPVSGARQFSPQMFVQDDYKIRSNLTLNLGLRYQIQSGWSEVHGYEGTFDPTLLNTATGTLGAMWFVGDNGRGQLQKNVYDIFLPRLGFSYSPNSTTVVRGGFGIYSYNWSSDTYGSGVGFGSNSYGSASDQTNGLTPVVSLSGLGSNLPYLKASTSSTAYNGQGVNYNPYHTPVAKSYQYSFGVQHQLPQQIVLNVSYVGSHGTNLSFPHDINQVPQSQLGPNDDPSGRPYPQFEGIGGDTYNAISNYNSLQLEAQRRLASGWSFSANYTWSHFLNDQDSAGWGGHGGTQNYQNGYDPHANYGPSNFDIRNSFKASAVYQLPFGRNRKFLNKNAAVDAVAGGWQLSLIEVAHSGNPFTVTYGGTNLSYSQAGSWRPNLVGNPAVAHRGINGWFNPAAFATAAAGTFGNLGRNTIYGPDLTELNASLGKTFSFTHNVQLQVRIDATNALNHPSFGQPDTNFDDPVDLTDNPGRPTGAGTISSTTVGGRNVQLGGRLSF, encoded by the coding sequence ATGTTCGGTAAGCTGTGCGGCTGTTTTATAGGATTTTGTCTTCTGCTGTGCGCAGGAGCCGTTGCGGTTGCACAGAGCTCCGCTACCGGTGAGGTTCGCGGCACAGTCACCGACACCTCGAACGCGGTGATCGTTGGGGCAACCGTTCTGCTCACCAATATCGATACGGGCGAGATTACGCAGTTTACGACCAACAAAGACGGCCTCTACGACACCGTCTCAACTCCCTCCGGACACTATCGGATCGACTTCTCCAGGCAGGGCTTCGCCCCGTTGCAGCGTAGCCCCATCACGCTTACGGTAAGTACCATCACGGTAAATGCCCAACTGCATGTAGGATCGATCGAGGAGAAGGTCGTCGTTACAGGCGACGCCTCCCTCCTGAAGACTGAAACCAGCGACCAGGGCACAACCTTCGACTCAAAGACGATGCAGCAGTTGCCGCAGGTTGGCCAAAGCTGGGATAACTTCACCATTCTGCTTCCCGGTTCAGCGGGAACGGCGACGCAAGGCGGTGATCCGGCTGCGAGCCCTGGACTCGGTGTATCCATCAATGGAACGCTTCCCTACTCCTCGAACTTCCTTGCCGACGGTGCGTCCGTTACTCTCCCGCAAAGCGCTAATACCGACACCAACACCTTTGAGACTATATCAGAGGTAAACATCGAAACCTCGACCTTCTCTGCCCAGTACGGCGCCGGAGGAGCGGTCTTCAATCAAATCACCAAAAGCGGCACGAATACCTTTCATGGGTCCGCCTACGAGTATCTTCAGAACAACGAACTGAATGCCCGCAGCTACTTTGACGATCCCAATACAGCCATTCCGCCGTACCATGTGCATGTTTTCGGTGGCTCTATCAGCGGGCCGATCCTCAAGAACAAGATGTTCTTCTACTTCAACACCGAGAAAACGATCTCCAATACATCCGCTGACGAATTTGTAACCGTACCTACTCTCGCCGAGCGTGGTGGAGACTTCTCCGATGTGCTTGGAGGTCCGGCGCTCGATGGAAACGGAAACCAGCAGATCAATCCGTGCGACGGCACCGTCATCCTGACGAACCAGATCTTCGATCAGTCCACGCTGACCACAGTCAACGGTCAGCCCTGCAGGCGTGCATTTGCCGGCAATAAGATCGCAACGGTCGATCCGGTGGCCAATGGCCTGCAGGCCTACTATCCCGCGCCGAACCGTCCAGGACTGACAAACAACTACTTCCAGGTAACGCCGGTGCAGAACCCATATCTCACGTTTTACGGGCGCCTGGACTACGACATCACCAGCAAGAACCGAATCACCTTCGCTGCGACCTCTCGCGACAATAAGGCGCTCTATCGGAACGAGCTACCCTGCCCGATCAACTGCCAGTTTGACGATGTCGCCGATCATGTATTGCTTTTGTCTGACACCTGGACCATCAACCCTACCTTCGTGAACGAGTTCCGCTTCGGATTCAATCGCCAGGGCAATTGGTTTGCTCCTTCGACTCTGAATCAAGGCATTCCGCAGAAGGTAGGTCTGCAGTATGCAAAGGCCGACATCCTGCCGGACATCAGCATCAACGGTGGAGTCGGAAGCTGCTGCGATGGACTCTATAACAGCGGCAACTATATCGGCGTGGGCAATAGCTTCGATCCTTCCGATGTAGTGACGCTGGTTCGAGGCAAGCACGTCATTCACTTTGGTGGCGAAGTGCTTCGATACCAGAACAACAGCGTGCCGTATGGAAATGTGCAGGCAGGCGAGTTCAACTTCAGCGGTGTTTATACGCAGGCCACACCTTCTACTGTCGGCAGCGGCTTCGGTTATGCGGACTTCCTGCTCGGCGAGGTGCAGAGCTGGAGCGCGAATAACCAGCCTGTCTCCGGTGCGCGCCAATTCAGCCCGCAGATGTTTGTTCAGGATGATTACAAGATCCGCTCGAACCTTACCCTGAACCTTGGACTTCGCTACCAGATACAGAGTGGCTGGAGCGAAGTCCACGGGTACGAGGGCACCTTCGATCCCACGTTGCTGAATACCGCTACGGGAACTTTGGGCGCGATGTGGTTCGTTGGAGACAACGGCCGCGGCCAGTTGCAAAAGAATGTCTACGACATCTTTCTACCCCGGCTTGGGTTCTCCTACTCCCCAAACAGCACGACTGTCGTCCGCGGCGGCTTCGGCATCTACTCCTATAACTGGAGCTCAGATACTTATGGATCGGGTGTGGGTTTCGGCTCGAACAGCTATGGCTCCGCAAGCGACCAGACCAACGGTCTAACGCCAGTCGTAAGCCTGTCGGGATTGGGTTCGAACCTGCCCTATCTGAAGGCCTCCACCTCTTCGACCGCGTACAACGGCCAGGGAGTCAACTACAACCCGTATCACACCCCCGTAGCCAAGTCCTATCAGTACTCCTTCGGCGTACAGCATCAGCTTCCCCAACAGATCGTGCTGAACGTCTCCTATGTCGGCAGCCATGGAACGAATCTCTCGTTCCCGCACGACATCAACCAGGTTCCGCAGTCGCAGCTCGGCCCCAACGACGATCCCTCGGGACGTCCTTATCCGCAGTTTGAAGGGATCGGTGGCGACACCTACAACGCCATATCGAACTACAACTCTCTTCAGCTCGAGGCGCAAAGACGGCTAGCTTCGGGCTGGAGCTTCAGCGCAAACTATACCTGGTCGCACTTCCTGAACGATCAGGACTCTGCTGGATGGGGTGGTCACGGCGGCACGCAGAACTACCAGAACGGCTATGACCCCCATGCGAACTATGGACCGTCGAACTTCGATATCCGTAACTCGTTCAAAGCGAGTGCAGTGTATCAATTGCCATTCGGCAGAAATCGGAAGTTCCTGAATAAGAACGCTGCGGTCGATGCCGTGGCCGGCGGATGGCAACTCTCGCTGATCGAAGTCGCTCACTCGGGAAATCCCTTCACTGTCACGTATGGCGGGACTAACCTGTCCTATTCACAGGCAGGCTCGTGGCGCCCCAACCTTGTCGGCAATCCAGCCGTTGCGCATCGCGGCATTAACGGCTGGTTCAACCCGGCAGCCTTCGCAACCGCCGCTGCCGGCACCTTCGGCAATCTGGGCAGAAATACAATCTACGGCCCCGATCTTACAGAGTTGAACGCTTCCCTGGGCAAGACGTTTAGCTTCACCCACAATGTGCAGCTACAGGTCCGCATCGATGCCACAAACGCCCTCAATCATCCGAGCTTTGGACAGCCGGATACCAACTTCGACGACCCTGTCGACCTAACCGACAACCCCGGCAGACCGACCGGCGCGGGTACGATCAGTTCCACGACGGTAGGTGGACGTAACGTGCAACTCGGCGGACGTCTCTCCTTCTGA
- a CDS encoding GH116 family glycosyl hydrolase: MKRTSKWISTRGLAFPILAFTLCLSMASTAWGGDGIPKAAWKRALGLPLENPGVTRAAGDIDDGYWQGVPVGGFGAGTFSRSYRGDFARWHIKAGVHKYEPVYANQFAMFQQSEGDAHGTSQALMNGHPSNGELSSWQWDYPVGAGDYYGLFPKAWFDYKWDKFPAHVTLEQFSPVLPNNYRESSYPVAVYRWHAENPTNKTVVVSVLLSWTNMSGWFRTYTRDFKGAPNQGNHNEYVSEKVGDAGTMKGIVFDRNRAGTAPNDWDGQFAIAAMESPGVEVSYQTTYQASGDGKAVWSAFSKDGRLANDGKSWVSDKEKLAGAIALRFTLRPGEKKVVPMVVSWDFSLIQFGEGRKWDRRYTDFYGTSGQNAWKIARDGLLHATEWSDEIDKWQAPYITDESKPLWYRGMLFNELYALTDGGTFWGRQAGSDAKATPTFALLECFDYAYYGTLDVRFYASLPLLKFWPDIDKQVLREFADTVPKEWPEQGLWVWKTQQVGEPITHKRKKIGAVPHDLGVPEGDPFVAVNEPGWQDTNDWKDLNSKFVLMVYRDYVLTGRKDTAFLRETWPAVKAAIEYLRQFDHGGGVPENSGYPDQTYDDWVVRGVSAYSGGLWLAALRAGEETARVVGDTKTTAEYHALFLKGQKTYISQLWNGEYFRYDTSSESKDDIQADQLAGQWYANLTGLGEIVPHTMQVSAAKKIFDVNVMKFGHGEMGAANGMTADGAILTNAEAKEVWVGTTLGYAGLLMQEGMNDEAWKTTRGLYHVIYEDKGYWFRTPEAWDITGNFRAGMYMRPTAIWALEMTSPTAK, encoded by the coding sequence ATGAAACGAACATCGAAGTGGATATCGACCCGTGGCCTGGCATTCCCTATCCTGGCGTTTACGCTCTGCCTTTCAATGGCTTCCACTGCATGGGGTGGAGACGGCATTCCCAAGGCTGCCTGGAAGCGCGCACTGGGATTGCCCTTGGAAAACCCTGGCGTGACGCGCGCGGCTGGCGATATCGATGATGGCTATTGGCAGGGTGTCCCCGTCGGTGGCTTTGGAGCAGGGACCTTTTCCCGCAGCTATCGAGGCGACTTCGCTCGCTGGCATATCAAGGCCGGAGTGCATAAGTATGAGCCGGTGTATGCCAACCAGTTCGCCATGTTCCAGCAGTCCGAGGGGGACGCTCACGGCACGTCGCAGGCGTTGATGAACGGCCATCCCTCCAATGGGGAACTATCCAGTTGGCAATGGGATTATCCAGTCGGGGCGGGGGATTATTATGGGCTCTTCCCGAAGGCGTGGTTTGACTATAAGTGGGACAAGTTCCCCGCGCATGTCACGCTGGAGCAGTTTTCGCCGGTGCTTCCCAACAACTATCGTGAATCCAGCTATCCGGTTGCCGTATACCGCTGGCATGCGGAGAATCCCACCAATAAGACAGTCGTGGTCTCGGTGCTGCTTTCCTGGACAAATATGTCAGGTTGGTTCCGGACCTATACGCGCGACTTCAAAGGGGCGCCTAATCAAGGCAACCACAATGAGTATGTGAGCGAGAAGGTCGGTGATGCGGGAACGATGAAAGGTATCGTCTTCGATAGAAACCGCGCTGGGACGGCTCCCAATGATTGGGATGGGCAGTTCGCCATCGCGGCGATGGAATCGCCCGGTGTGGAAGTCTCCTACCAGACTACCTACCAGGCATCCGGAGATGGCAAAGCTGTCTGGTCGGCGTTTTCCAAAGATGGCAGACTCGCTAACGATGGGAAGTCGTGGGTGAGCGATAAGGAGAAGCTGGCAGGTGCGATTGCCCTGCGCTTCACTCTGCGGCCAGGAGAGAAGAAAGTGGTTCCGATGGTCGTCTCCTGGGACTTTTCCTTGATTCAGTTTGGAGAAGGCAGAAAGTGGGATCGCCGCTATACGGATTTCTACGGAACCTCCGGCCAGAATGCCTGGAAGATTGCTCGTGATGGGCTACTCCATGCCACCGAGTGGAGCGATGAGATAGACAAGTGGCAGGCCCCCTACATTACTGACGAAAGCAAGCCGCTGTGGTATCGCGGGATGCTTTTCAATGAGCTTTATGCGCTAACCGACGGAGGAACGTTCTGGGGGCGCCAGGCCGGCTCAGATGCAAAGGCCACGCCGACCTTCGCGCTGCTCGAGTGTTTCGATTACGCCTACTACGGCACGCTCGATGTCCGTTTCTATGCCTCCCTTCCACTGTTGAAGTTCTGGCCGGACATCGACAAGCAGGTGCTCCGAGAGTTTGCCGATACCGTGCCTAAGGAGTGGCCGGAACAGGGGCTTTGGGTATGGAAGACGCAGCAGGTGGGAGAGCCTATTACCCACAAGCGTAAGAAGATCGGTGCGGTACCGCATGACCTAGGTGTGCCGGAAGGCGATCCCTTTGTCGCCGTGAACGAGCCCGGCTGGCAGGACACCAACGATTGGAAAGACCTCAACAGCAAATTCGTGCTGATGGTCTATCGAGACTATGTTCTTACCGGTCGCAAGGACACCGCATTTCTGCGAGAAACCTGGCCCGCGGTCAAAGCCGCGATCGAATATCTTCGCCAGTTCGATCATGGCGGCGGTGTCCCGGAGAACAGCGGCTATCCTGACCAGACCTATGACGACTGGGTGGTTCGCGGGGTAAGTGCTTATTCTGGCGGTCTATGGCTGGCCGCTCTACGCGCTGGAGAAGAAACCGCGCGTGTGGTCGGCGATACGAAAACAACTGCGGAGTATCACGCACTCTTCCTGAAAGGGCAGAAGACCTATATCTCCCAGCTATGGAATGGCGAATACTTTCGCTATGACACCAGCAGCGAATCCAAAGATGACATCCAGGCTGACCAACTTGCCGGGCAATGGTATGCCAACCTCACCGGTCTCGGCGAGATCGTACCGCATACGATGCAGGTCTCGGCGGCGAAGAAGATCTTCGACGTCAACGTGATGAAGTTTGGCCACGGCGAGATGGGTGCGGCCAATGGCATGACAGCGGACGGCGCCATCCTCACCAACGCAGAGGCCAAAGAGGTATGGGTAGGAACTACACTCGGCTATGCTGGCCTGCTGATGCAGGAGGGAATGAACGATGAAGCTTGGAAGACCACCCGGGGGCTCTATCACGTGATCTACGAAGACAAAGGCTACTGGTTCCGGACACCCGAGGCCTGGGACATCACCGGTAACTTCCGGGCAGGAATGTATATGCGGCCGACAGCCATCTGGGCGCTGGAAATGACCTCTCCCACGGCAAAATAG
- a CDS encoding ThuA domain-containing protein, which produces MWLFLLLLVCSTVVRAAVPGQGTPKFRVVALAESGGIHQPFVDAAKLWLNKLAFENNFAVDYIQNTDKIDDAFLSQYQLFIQLNYPPYNWTPTAQAAFIKYIEEGRGGWIGFHHATLLGEFDGFKMWPWFSNFMGGIRFTNYIPTFADGMVTVEDTTHPAMQGVKTPFPVSQEEWYTWDKSPRPNVHVLASVDEKTYTPDTKIKMGDHPVIWTNEHYKARNIYIFMGHHPDLFQNPAFTTIFRNSIFWAAHQ; this is translated from the coding sequence ATGTGGTTGTTCCTCTTGCTGCTCGTTTGCTCGACCGTCGTAAGAGCCGCTGTCCCTGGGCAGGGAACTCCGAAGTTCCGGGTCGTTGCTCTTGCCGAATCGGGCGGGATTCACCAGCCATTCGTCGACGCGGCGAAACTCTGGCTCAACAAGCTGGCATTCGAGAATAATTTCGCCGTCGATTACATTCAGAATACCGATAAGATCGACGACGCCTTTCTCTCCCAATACCAGCTATTTATCCAGCTCAACTATCCACCCTATAACTGGACACCCACGGCCCAGGCTGCCTTCATAAAGTACATCGAGGAGGGCAGAGGAGGGTGGATTGGATTTCATCATGCCACGCTGCTTGGAGAGTTTGATGGTTTCAAAATGTGGCCCTGGTTCTCCAACTTCATGGGAGGTATTCGCTTTACGAACTACATCCCTACTTTCGCGGATGGAATGGTAACGGTGGAAGACACTACGCATCCGGCCATGCAGGGTGTTAAAACTCCATTTCCTGTGAGCCAGGAGGAGTGGTACACGTGGGATAAATCTCCTCGCCCCAATGTTCATGTGCTGGCGAGCGTGGATGAGAAGACCTATACGCCTGATACGAAGATCAAGATGGGAGATCACCCTGTCATCTGGACGAACGAACACTACAAGGCGCGCAATATTTATATCTTTATGGGACATCACCCAGATCTATTTCAAAATCCGGCTTTTACGACCATCTTTAGAAATTCTATTTTCTGGGCTGCTCATCAATAG
- a CDS encoding beta-N-acetylhexosaminidase, with translation MSQRGGIHRLTTAVLLLCAALPCGAAELNLMPWPSHVTQQEGFLNLEHTPQIQLTGGDERVHHALTRFMRSLSVRTGVPFDHHFSGAPEGPRFVIRCAGPGLHVQALAEDESYHLTVSQTGIELTAANPLGIMHGLETVLQLVRPSPQGWVLPDVLIDDTPRFAWRGLMIDVSRHFMPFEALERNIDGMAAVKLNVLHLHLSDDEGFRVESKRRPRLTELASDGLFYTQDQMRELIAYARDRGVRVVPEFDVPGHAVSWLVAYPKLASGPAPQALVRSEQDKLRPPFDPTQEATYVLLDTVFGEMEALFPDRYFHIGGDEVDGKYWDKDATIQAWMRTHKIKDNHALQTYFTKRVEQIVHKHGKDMEGWDEILDGNLPKNSLIQSWRGAESLADAARMGYKTILSAGYYLDLMYPASQHYAVDPLSGKSAALTAEEKSHILGGEAAQWAEYVTPENLDNRLWPRLGAIAERLWSPESVTDIPSMYRRLAVLSRNLEYLGLEHQTSSSRMLDRIEGDDMPPELLETLARAVEPVKEYHRERTQKYDAERPLNHLVDAVSPESDQAREINALAQRAVHDPSARPELRKRFIQWRDNNAALEPYLATSMLRAPLAPLSQNLSVLGALGIAALDSIESAHPVTPEQRKEQLAKVDESAAPHAELFLVVTPAVRVLIEAEPVNQ, from the coding sequence TTGAGCCAACGCGGTGGCATTCATAGATTAACGACGGCTGTCCTTTTGCTATGTGCCGCACTGCCCTGCGGGGCTGCCGAACTAAATCTTATGCCCTGGCCTTCGCACGTGACACAGCAGGAAGGTTTTCTGAATCTGGAACATACACCACAGATCCAACTCACGGGTGGAGATGAGCGAGTTCACCACGCACTGACACGGTTCATGCGAAGCCTCTCTGTGCGTACCGGGGTTCCTTTCGATCATCACTTTTCCGGAGCCCCGGAGGGGCCGCGATTCGTTATCCGCTGCGCAGGTCCGGGTCTTCATGTTCAGGCATTGGCGGAGGACGAAAGCTACCACTTAACCGTCAGCCAAACAGGAATTGAATTGACGGCTGCCAATCCCCTGGGAATCATGCACGGTCTTGAAACCGTGCTGCAGCTTGTTAGGCCAAGCCCTCAGGGCTGGGTTCTCCCTGACGTTCTCATTGACGACACTCCTCGCTTTGCATGGCGCGGTCTGATGATCGACGTATCGCGGCACTTCATGCCGTTCGAAGCCCTTGAGCGAAACATCGATGGAATGGCTGCGGTGAAGCTGAACGTTTTGCATCTGCACCTCTCCGACGATGAGGGCTTTCGAGTAGAAAGCAAACGCCGCCCCAGGTTGACGGAGCTTGCCTCCGATGGCCTCTTCTATACACAGGATCAGATGCGCGAGTTAATTGCCTATGCGCGCGACCGTGGTGTACGCGTAGTTCCAGAATTCGATGTACCCGGTCATGCGGTGAGCTGGCTGGTTGCCTACCCTAAGTTGGCCTCTGGCCCCGCGCCTCAAGCACTGGTTCGCTCGGAACAGGACAAACTGCGTCCGCCGTTCGATCCCACGCAGGAGGCTACTTACGTCCTGCTGGACACGGTCTTTGGTGAGATGGAAGCTCTCTTCCCCGACCGTTACTTTCATATCGGCGGCGACGAAGTGGATGGCAAGTATTGGGACAAGGATGCAACCATCCAGGCATGGATGCGCACACACAAGATCAAAGACAATCACGCCCTGCAGACTTACTTCACAAAACGCGTGGAGCAGATCGTTCATAAACATGGCAAGGATATGGAAGGATGGGACGAGATTCTGGACGGCAATTTGCCGAAGAATTCTCTCATTCAATCCTGGCGCGGCGCAGAGTCATTGGCAGATGCGGCGAGGATGGGATACAAGACGATACTGTCCGCAGGCTACTATCTCGACCTGATGTATCCCGCATCGCAGCACTACGCCGTTGATCCTCTGTCAGGCAAAAGCGCTGCCCTCACCGCGGAGGAGAAGTCGCACATTCTTGGTGGAGAAGCCGCGCAATGGGCGGAGTACGTCACACCGGAAAACCTCGATAACCGGCTTTGGCCTCGGCTCGGAGCCATCGCTGAGCGGCTATGGTCTCCGGAATCGGTGACCGATATTCCCTCCATGTATCGCCGCCTGGCTGTTCTCAGCCGCAACCTGGAATATCTCGGCCTGGAACATCAAACCAGCAGCAGCCGTATGCTGGACCGCATTGAGGGTGACGATATGCCGCCGGAGTTGCTGGAAACGCTGGCGAGGGCCGTCGAGCCGGTCAAAGAATATCACCGAGAAAGAACGCAGAAGTACGACGCGGAAAGGCCGCTGAATCATCTAGTGGACGCCGTCTCACCGGAGAGCGACCAGGCGAGAGAGATCAATGCGCTGGCACAGCGTGCTGTTCACGATCCGTCCGCTCGACCGGAGCTGCGGAAGCGGTTTATCCAATGGCGCGATAACAATGCAGCTCTTGAACCTTACCTGGCTACCTCGATGTTGCGAGCACCACTCGCTCCGCTGTCACAAAACCTTTCAGTGCTGGGCGCTCTGGGAATAGCCGCACTCGATTCTATTGAGTCGGCGCATCCCGTTACACCGGAACAGCGCAAGGAACAACTTGCAAAGGTGGATGAAAGTGCCGCACCCCATGCAGAGCTGTTCCTTGTGGTCACACCAGCGGTTCGCGTACTGATCGAAGCCGAACCTGTAAATCAATAA
- a CDS encoding redoxin domain-containing protein, translating to MRKLFTFALTSLMSLALHGQASHPILALGSPAPNFALPGVDGKIHKLSDYASSPVLVVVFTCNHCPIAQMYERRIEQLYEEGSKRGVAVVAIQGNDPKATTTEELDSSDIGDTLDEMKTRVQYKHLHYPYLYDGATQSVTRAYGPQATPHVFIFDKERHLRYEGRMDNSYRIEMVKTQDARYAIEALLANKPVPVTHTGVFGCSTKWQDKEPLRTAYEQKLEAQPVTVEPIDAQGLKKLRANAGDNYTLVSFWATWCGSCVAEFSDLQDTFRMYTDRGFKLVTVSANMPDEKPGVLRLLQQKHATSRNLLFASDDTAALQAAFDPKWQSAVPYTVLLGPNGKVLYSSLGSVDMLELRRKILAAMPSDYSGFNEYWKNP from the coding sequence ATGCGGAAGCTGTTTACCTTTGCCCTCACCTCGCTCATGTCGCTCGCTCTCCACGGACAGGCTTCACACCCCATCCTAGCTCTGGGTTCGCCTGCCCCGAACTTTGCACTACCGGGCGTGGACGGAAAGATCCATAAGTTAAGCGACTACGCGAGCAGCCCTGTCCTTGTCGTGGTCTTCACCTGCAACCATTGCCCAATAGCGCAGATGTATGAGCGCCGCATCGAACAGCTCTACGAAGAGGGCAGCAAACGTGGCGTGGCGGTCGTTGCCATCCAGGGCAATGATCCAAAAGCAACCACCACCGAAGAACTCGATTCATCCGATATCGGCGACACCCTGGACGAGATGAAGACTCGCGTGCAGTACAAGCACCTTCACTACCCTTACCTGTACGACGGCGCAACCCAGTCTGTAACCCGAGCCTATGGCCCGCAGGCTACGCCGCATGTGTTCATCTTCGATAAAGAGCGTCACCTGCGCTACGAAGGCCGCATGGATAATAGCTATCGCATCGAGATGGTGAAGACACAGGATGCACGCTATGCGATTGAAGCGTTGCTGGCCAATAAGCCTGTCCCGGTAACTCACACCGGGGTCTTCGGCTGCTCGACGAAATGGCAGGACAAGGAACCGCTCCGTACAGCCTACGAGCAGAAGCTGGAAGCACAGCCTGTCACGGTAGAACCTATTGATGCTCAGGGTTTAAAGAAGCTCCGCGCCAATGCGGGTGATAACTACACGCTGGTCAGCTTCTGGGCCACCTGGTGCGGCTCCTGCGTGGCTGAGTTCTCTGACCTGCAGGATACCTTCCGCATGTACACCGACCGCGGCTTCAAACTGGTCACAGTATCCGCGAACATGCCGGATGAGAAGCCGGGGGTTCTTCGGCTGTTGCAGCAGAAACATGCCACCAGCCGCAACCTCCTATTTGCCTCTGACGATACAGCAGCACTGCAAGCGGCATTCGATCCAAAGTGGCAGTCTGCCGTGCCCTACACGGTACTGCTCGGACCCAATGGAAAGGTTCTCTATAGTTCGCTCGGCTCAGTCGACATGCTGGAGCTGCGCCGGAAGATTCTTGCGGCAATGCCTTCCGACTATAGTGGCTTCAATGAGTACTGGAAGAATCCGTAA
- a CDS encoding sugar phosphate isomerase/epimerase family protein produces MTTRRGFVKLAAASGLISAATPLFALSKLNVGVGTYSYHSLSIDDMVIQLNALHIREIEMSRGEFMLMHHPQDQLFRDTREKLDRAGIRCVSYYAATLKDDQDVENAVRFAKLLGCSNITGDATGSILNRIDQRLTQEKLTFGIHNHFFPNTKFAYESPEDVLNALSTLSHTMGATADTGHFASCGYDPADAIRKLAPRLRMVHLKDVQTKGGEVNVLLGTGAAKIPEVMHELHRQKFLGLIAVEYEKEGDVDRDMVQEITFARNLA; encoded by the coding sequence ATGACGACGCGCAGAGGTTTTGTGAAGCTTGCCGCAGCCAGCGGCCTGATCAGCGCTGCTACACCCCTCTTTGCTCTCAGCAAACTCAATGTTGGAGTAGGCACGTACAGCTATCACAGCCTCTCGATAGACGACATGGTGATTCAGTTGAACGCGCTTCACATTCGCGAGATCGAGATGTCTCGCGGTGAGTTCATGCTGATGCATCACCCTCAGGATCAGTTGTTCCGCGATACAAGGGAGAAACTGGATCGCGCCGGCATTCGTTGCGTCTCGTACTATGCCGCCACCCTCAAAGATGACCAGGACGTTGAAAACGCAGTGCGTTTCGCGAAGCTGCTGGGCTGTAGCAATATCACTGGCGACGCAACGGGGAGTATTCTCAACCGGATCGATCAGCGCCTGACGCAGGAAAAGCTGACCTTCGGGATCCACAACCATTTCTTTCCGAATACCAAATTCGCCTACGAGAGCCCCGAAGACGTTCTGAACGCGCTTTCCACACTTTCCCACACCATGGGGGCGACAGCGGACACAGGCCATTTCGCCTCCTGCGGCTACGATCCAGCCGATGCCATCCGTAAACTGGCGCCACGCCTGCGGATGGTGCACCTGAAAGACGTCCAGACAAAGGGCGGCGAAGTAAACGTGCTGCTAGGGACCGGAGCCGCAAAGATTCCTGAAGTCATGCACGAACTGCACCGCCAGAAGTTTCTCGGGCTGATTGCCGTCGAGTACGAGAAAGAAGGCGACGTCGATCGGGATATGGTGCAGGAGATTACCTTTGCGAGAAATCTCGCATAA